From Camelina sativa cultivar DH55 chromosome 20, Cs, whole genome shotgun sequence, the proteins below share one genomic window:
- the LOC104769308 gene encoding protein pxr1-like → MVDSKKRLTSASKNTRPSLSRSAKVSVGQEYGEGLVGSKIRVWWPIDRKFYQGLVDAFVPSKKKHRILYADGEVEVLDMNKERWELIDEDDDTEDDDDEISLPDVSDDESSDAAPEPKAKARSGELSDDSEEEEEKPRRGVKKAEKSKHVEKKAPKAESERNGKMGDIGGKIVAAASRMSGRSQSKQNGRDKETAKAVKSSKVVSETKNPKQKRTSSSSRAVNAKVKKPKTSLEKIKSSYSGGEDDDTSDDDTSDEEAKPKVLKPSKKVPESKNRKQKRPSSSSGAVNAKVKKQRTSSKKIKRNDSDGEEEGEDEDDEAKLLVNLKQSPEGKKEKEGGEDSSGNETEVEEESS, encoded by the exons ATGGTTGATTCGAAGAAGAGGCTTACCTCTGCCTCGAAAAACACCAGACCTTCTCTAAGCCGTTCCGCTAAG GTCTCTGTTGGTCAAGAGTATGGAGAAGGACTTGTGGGCTCGAAGATTAGAGTCTGGTGGCCTATTGACCGCAA ATTCTATCAAGGATTGGTGGATGCTTTTGTTCCTTCTAAGAAGAAACATCGG ATTTTGTATGCGGACGGAGAGGTTGAGGTTTTGGATATGAATAAGGAGAGGTGGGAGttgattgatgaagatgatgatactgaagatgatgatgatgag atcTCCCTACCGGATGTATCTGATGATGAGAGTTCCGACGCTGCTCCGGAACC CAAGGCGAAAGCCAGATCTGGTGAGCTGTCTGAtgatagtgaagaagaagaagagaagccaaGAAGAGGTGTGAAGAAAGCTGAGAAGTCGAAACATGTGGAGAAGAAGGCTCCAAAGGCTGAATCTGAGAGAAATGGCAAGATGGGTGATATTGGTGGGAAGATTGTAGCAGCAGCCTCTCGCATGAGTGGAAGGTCTCAAAGCAAGCAGAATGGTCGTGACAAAGAGACAGCAAAAGCTGTGAAATCCAGCAAGGTGGTTTCTGAAACAAAGAACCCGAAACAGAAAAGgacttcatcttcatcaaggGCTGTCAATGCCAAAGTGAAAAAACCGAAGACTTCCTTGGAGAAGATCAAAAGCAGCTACTCTGGTGGTGAGGATGATGATACATCTGATGATGATACATCTGATGAAGAGGCGAAGCCCAAGGTCTTGAAACCTAGCAAGAAGGTTCCTGAATCAAAGAACCGAAAACAGAAAAGGCCCTCATCTTCATCAGGAGCTGTGAATGCCAAAGTGAAAAAGCAGAGGACTTCTTCGAAGAAGATTAAGAGGAATGACTctgatggtgaagaagagggtgaagatgaagacgatgagGCCAAACTCTTGGTGAATCTGAAGCAATCTCCAGAggggaagaaggagaaagagggaGGAGAAGACAGTTCGGGAAATGAAACCGAAGTGGAAGAAGAGTCTTCTTAG
- the LOC104769309 gene encoding probable CCR4-associated factor 1 homolog 10 yields the protein MAETLKEDSIMIREVWDYNLVEEFALIREIVDKFSYIAMDTEFPGVVLKPVATFKYNNDLNYRTLKENVDLLKLIQVGLTFSDENGNLPTCGTDKFCIWQFNFREFNIGEDIFASESIELLRQCGIDFKKNVEKGIDVVRFGELLMSSGIVMNDDISWVTFHGGYDFGYLVKLLICKELPLKQADFFKLLYVYFPTVYDIKHLMTFCNGLFGGLNRLAELMGVERVGVCHQAGSDSLLTLGSFRKLKERYFPGSTEKYTGVLYGLGVEDGTGTTTTTVA from the coding sequence ATGGCAGAGACTTTGAAAGAAGATTCGATTATGATTCGGGAGGTTTGGGATTACAATTTAGTTGAAGAATTCGCGTTGATCCGCGAAATCGTCGACAAATTCAGCTACATCGCCATGGATACTGAGTTCCCAGGTGTGGTTTTAAAGCCCGTTGCTACTTTTAAGTACAATAACGATCTTAACTACAGGACTCTCAAAGAAAACGTAGATTTGTTAAAACTGATCCAAGTTGGGCTTACCTTCTCCGACGAGAACGGTAACCTCCCCACTTGTGGCACGGATAAGTTCTGTATCTGGCAGTTCAATTTCCGTGAGTTCAACATCGGTGAAGACATCTTCGCGAGCGAGTCAATCGAGTTGTTGCGTCAGTGTGGGATTGATTTCAAGAAGAACGTTGAGAAGGGTATTGATGTGGTTAGGTTTGGTGAGCTTTTGATGTCATCTGGGATTGTGATGAACGATGATATCTCTTGGGTTACGTTTCATGGAGGTTATGATTTTGGGTATTTGGTTAAGTTGTTGATTTGTAAGGAGCTGCCTTTGAAGCAGGCTGATTTCTTCAAGCTGCTGTATGTTTATTTCCCGACGGTTTATGATATTAAGCATTTGATGACGTTCTGTAATGGATTGTTTGGAGGGTTGAATAGACTTGCTGAGCTTATGGGAGTGGAGAGAGTTGGTGTATGTCATCAAGCTGGGTCTGATAGCTTGCTTACATTAGGCTCGTTTAGGAAGCTTAAGGAACGTTATTTCCCTGGATCGACTGAGAAATACACTGGTGTCTTGTATGGTCTAGGTGTGGAAGATGGTACtggtactactactactactgttGCTTGA